A region of the Penicillium psychrofluorescens genome assembly, chromosome: 6 genome:
TGAAAGCCGTGGCACGGACAATCGCTTATTCTGAAGTTCTGAGCGCCTGTTGTGGGCTGATTGGGGGGTCGGGGCTAGGATGGCGCAATTTGCGGGGGTTGATGTTGTGATGGCCGCCCATAGGCCGATCGCAACTTGGCgcctttttttccctccaTGAACGCAATTAATGGTGCGTCACTGCAAGATCTTTAATTATCTTTCTCTGGGGTACAGGGTGATGCCATTGCATGCACGATGGGATCGAGGGAAAAACATGTTAATCATACTTGGGTGGAGGAATGGTTACAGTAACCCTATTTGTATATCGGTAGTTACAATTCGGCCGTGGGGTTGCACTGCCATGACAGCGCCATGCTTATTATTGCTCCATCCTAAGCGTAGATAGTTCTTCACTCGGCCGATAGTTCCacatctccatctctccaggatcttgaccaggaTGTAGGGATCTTCTAGGCCTGTCGGTCCTGCATCAAGTAACCGCCACGAGGGGATCCATTATAGCCCAAAAGAGCAATACTCCAGGCAGATCTGTTCATCTGAGTGAGGCAATTCGATATGGTGTCAATCATTTAGAAGCCGTTGTCTCGGCCGGGTTGCTGGCCTGTCAACCTTTGGTCAATAATCCTCGCATTGCCCGTTGGGGTTGAACAGGCCTCGGGATCGGCTCTTCTCTCGCCTTTTATAACACACACGTGGACCGAGCTGAACATTGATTCAATAGCAAACGCTTGCTGTACTACTAACTGCTTTATCACAATTCTAATGGAGTTGGAGGCATTGCGCCTCCTCGGGTCACTTTCTCGAGCACACTCTCGAATCGAGTCCCATACAAGAGATGACAAGGGACGCTCACTAATCGCAGAAAATGACAGCCTTTAAAATACTGTTTTCGACATCTTCTACACTCCTTCAGCAGTTATATGAAAAGAACAAACCGCTTCACGCAGACAAGGATTCAGCTGCCTGATCTGGGAGGCGCAAACTCCACCGCATTATTAACGAAAATCCTTATCGGGCATTTGGATCCGGCCCCACGCCCTATCAGTGGCATCAAAGATGCAGTTTCTTTTCTGCCATCAATGACTCAACCTGTAGCGTTCAGCATCTCTTCTTACATTCTCTCTTTTTGCAAAgggcttctctttctcactCCTTTTTAATCAGCACTCATTTCGGTTGTTGCAGCGTCCAAAAAAGCATATGGCACCACACAAGATCCATGTTGCCGTCCTAGACGCCGATATCCCATGTCTGTCCGTTTACAAAGCTCGGGGACTCTATAGTTCTCAATTCcgcgatcttctccagactGCTGCCGAGCGTCTGAACCAGAATCCGGCCAGCCCGCTCCAGAAAGGACCGCTTGCCGTGCATGTCACGGCCTTTGACGCCTGGGGAAGATCGTTGCCACCTCTCGAGTCTTTGCGCGCGAGCCCACGATCCTTCAACGAACATCATGCTGGCGGGCCCTTGGGACATATCGATGCAATCTTGATCACCGGCTCCGCGGCATCGGCGTATGAAGACCAGCCCTGGATTCATGGCCTGGAATCTTTCATTCAGACGGTGTATACGGATTTCCCGCACGTCAAGATCTTCGGTTCTTGCTTCGGCCACCAGATCATCGCTCAGGCGCTACTCTCTGCCAAACTGACGACTCCATCCTCTGCGTTCCACGTGGAGCACGCGCAGACGGGATACGAGATGGGCATCGAACCAATCACCCTACACCCGTCTTTCACTGCGCACTTCCCACCTCTTGCGCGGGCATCATCCCAGTCCCCATTCCGCATCCAACTCATCCATGGCGACCAGGTGGTGCCTACACCTGAGGCGTTGGCCATAGCCAGAGGAACGAGCTCCCTAGTGTCCCTGCCCACACCGTGGATGAACATCGGCAGCAGTGCCCAGTGCCCGATTCAGGGTCTGTACTGCCCCGGCCGCATCCTGACGTACCAGGGCCATTTCGAGTTTGATACTTTTGTCAACAGCGAGCTGTGCCAGGAGTTTGGGCGGCGGGCTAACTGGCCGGCAGAGTTGGTGGCTTCCTATCTGGAGCGGATTTCCCGTGCCTTTGTCCCTGgcaaggaggatgatgatgactccAAGGCTGCGGCGGAGGCGGTGCTACTGTTCTTTGCGGGCGAGGATATCGTTTCCAACGGTCAAGTAGGGCAACATGTTGAGACTAGTGGTCTGATCACACCTCCGCTGGAAGAACATGTCATGGGTTGAGAAGATATACATCCTAGATCGATAATCCTGTCCCGACCACCGGTTGAACCTGGCTTAGGGTTACCAAAGGTTCCTGACCCATTACCCAGGGGTCCAATCCGGACGTCTCTCTCCCAATGGAAGAGACTGAAACATAAACCTTGCATGGCCGTGACGACGCCGGCATGCAAGTCTACCTACTTCACGTCTGGGGGTCAACTACATTGTCACGTACATACCTACTTCTACTACCTACACAACTTAATATGGACCTACTCGCCCTCCCTGTCGTCTCAGGCAGACTTTTTTCACGCTCTGCACGACTCTCCTTATCCGGCAAGGCGCCGTTGCCGCCCAGCCGCTACGCCAATGACAACGCGGACAATTGAAACCCGAGTCTCCACTTGGGCCAATCAGGCTActttgctgctgctctccATGCCTTGTCATGACCAGGTATTACAACCGGCGCGGGCGTTACATTGAGCTGAACGGGCTCTCACTCATGGACGTCACGGGTATCTCGGCCTCCGGAGTGCGCCGTTTTGACTCCTGGCCTTTGTGGAGTGAAAGCTAGTTTCTATGGACAGCATTTCACTCCCGTAGGGCATCGACCCCTACCTCCTGAGGCACATTCCACAGGTTCATTTTTCTCCGGCCGATTGTATTGTACCGTAACGTGGCGTTCGCCACCGGAGCTCCCCTCCTTCGACCTTAGAGCTTCGGAGCTGCGGAGAGCTTTGGAGGGGCCGCTGATAGCGCCTATCGTTGGGCAAGTGCTCGCCTGCCCTACACGGCTGGGAGTGTCGGCTAAACCGAATGCTTCTGGAAGATTTATGTAGCTCTTTCTCTATAGTTTCTATAATAAATAAATCCGTCCTTGGACCTAGTAGTTCTGCCCTCGGAATTATCTCCAGAGTTTCGCTGGGGAGAATGGTACGGGACCATACCTTACCCGTGATCCAACTCTCCCCTGTGTCCTTCAGACGGACGGGATCTGGAAAAGAAACGTCTCGAGAGGATGCTCTACGAATTTGTATTCCCGAACCGAGTTCACACGCAGGTGGACAGAGTATAAGCACTAGGTCTCGAGCTGGGCCGGCAGCTAAGCTTGTAAAATTACCGCGTAATACCCGCATCGTACATCGTCCAATGGCGCCGAGTACTTGTCGTTCTTCATGgccctctcttcttcctctcttctcaCATCCTCTCAACCCCCCCGGCTTGGatcttccctttcccaacCCCCACCTCCGAAGCATGGGCTTTTCTGGATTTTTTCGTGCTTTGCTTTAATCCAGACTTTCCAGCTTGGgtcttccctctctccctctctttctcttttcgaGCACTCCCCCCTCCTCTCGCCCCGCCCCCCAGGGATCCGACCGGCTTCTATACACCATGCCTCCCCGAAGCTCCCTGACCGGCTCTTTTTCGGTCACCGACGCCAATAATGAGGTGGTGTGTCCCTTGAAGAATAACGACGGCTCCAATTGTCGCAAGCGATGTCTGGGAGTAAGTTACCATTGCCCCCCCCCCTCTTTCTGGGCGACAGCCCAAGCCCCCTCCTCCTGCAACGGCGCATGGCGATCAAGCCCCGAGCACCACGGGAGAGAGACCAAACCCCCACAGGAACTGACTCGGCTCCCCTCCAGGAAAAGCGCTATCGGTCCATGCAGGAGCACATTCGACGTGCGCACCCGAACCACTATATCCCGAAGCTCCCGGCTACCGAAGAGAGCTTCCTGCTGATGGTCACCACCCCTCCCGAACAACGCGCACAGCTCTCCCCCCCAGAACAACCCCAGCCCCGACGCCGAAATGGTTAGTGTGCTTCTGAATCTTTGTTCTTGGAAGATCGGATCCGGATACTGACGGCTACCCACAGAAGTGGAGCGGGACATCTACGTCCGGGACGCCAGCTCCCCGGCCACTCCTCGAGCTCTAGATGAACCTCACCCATCCGCAGCTACGGCGGCTGTTGCTCTGGCAGAattgcaccaccaccggctcGCCTCGGACTGGGATACCGATATggttggtttctttttttcttctctgcgCAGGCTGCTTTGTCCATTAACCTGTGGGAAATTTTCAGGATACTCATTCCGATACCGACGTGACCCGACCCGGCATGCACTCGTCGATTGAATTACCGTCTCTGCGCGACCATTTCAAACAGGAATCTCTGCCGCCATTTGCTTCGTCTCGCCCGCGGGAGCTTCTTCCATCTATCTTGAATCACTCCCCGCCCGGTCGCTCATCCACTCTGCCTCCCATCCAGCGGAAAGAAAAGGTTTCGCGCCAGCGCAAGTCGTCCATCTCGCAATCGGCGCGGAAACCAAAGCATGAACGGCCCCGATCGAAGGATTTGGGCAGGCGACCGAGCTTGGGCGATCGCAAAGCCCTCTCCGCAGAGCCGCAAACGGCTGCGTGGGCGCAAGGCAAGCGCTGGGAGGACCTCATTGAAGCAGCGACCTCGGCTACCGAAGTAGATGATGAGCGACATTCAGAGGTGAGCTTTTTGTCCACAAATTCCATGTAATCCATAAAATGTTAATGTAACTCCCGCAAGGCTGGTCGTTCACCCACAATTGCCCCGCTGTTTGCCAACGTGACATCAGCGCCGAAGAATCGGTCCTCGCTCCCACCGGCTTTCCAGCCGACATCTGGGCTACCGCCTCTTGGCTCACATCGGCCACCATTCCCTCCCCATTCTTACGCCGCCTCGCCCCTGCACAAATCATTGACACCGCCGCCTTTTGAGAGGGGCCGTGATAGCGATTTGGAACCATTCCCATCCATTGAATCGTCACTCGATTCCATGTCTACAGCGTCCGGCAAGAATTTCACGTCTGGGCTCGCACCGTCCTCGAATTCCGATTCCAGTCCGGTGCTGAATTTAATTCCCCCCATCAACCAGCGACAGCACCATCGATTCTCCAATCCGACTCCAGCATCCTACCACAACCGGGAAATCCAAATTTTCTGCGCAAATTGCAAGCGCCCTTGGGCATTGAACGAGTGTTATGCATGTACGGAGTGCATCTGCGGCGTCTGTCGAGACTGCGTCAACATGTTCATTTCGAGTCCGCCTGTTTCGTTCCGAAGTCCGGGGAATGGCGTGAACAGCATGCCACCCCACGGTCCGACCAGCTATCCAAGTGCACGTGGGTGTCCGCGATGTCGAACGGTAGGAGGCAAATGGAAAGCCTTCCAACTGGACTTTAAATAATTCCGATTCAAGACGGACTATGCCTTTACGGATGTTACGACTTACGTTCGAGAAAAATACGTTccttttctttattttctgATTCATCGATCTCGACGACATGGCATGATCAATGGTCCCAACATGGCTGCGGCAGGAAATTTACCCATGCATTTATTTCTCGGTGCAGGTTTCCGACAGTCCAAAACACACGAAACAAGCCGGTCTTCTTTCGTTGGAGGGTTCTTATATATTTCTTACCTATTCTTGCGGCAGCATTTTGGGGGGGTTTTTTgtctatttttttttttttttttttggttaTGTTATGAGTTACGTGCAGATTCCGGATGTATTTGATTGCTTCCCCATTTTGACGCGAAGTATATTTGCAACTGGGGGGTTTCCTTCCATCTTGCTGTTATTATAGAAGTGAGAGCATGGCACACACGCGCACACACACAATCCGAGTTCTTGATTTCTCAATCTTGTCTACCTACTCATCCCAGATCACACTGCTCAGTCCCTCCGTTGTACCAACCTTCCCAGGCTCACCAACTTGTAGGATGGCAACCTGCTCACCCAGAATCCCAGACTCCCGATCTCTCCGCACAATCGCTACCGTCGCGGATGCCTGGTTGCCAATAGCCACCAGATCACCCGCGCGGTTGATCGCAAACGTACGCGGTACCTTGCCGTGCGCCGGCGTTTTATTGCGCAGTGATACCAGTCCACTGCGCGGCGAGCGGTCTAGCATGACCATGGAGTCATTCTTTCCAGGGAATCCACCATCACTCCGAATCGAAACATAAAACGCATTTCCGATCTCCCTGATCTCAGCCGGCGTTGCACCCTCCGGCATCTCACCGTTGGTGTACGGCACGAGCGTCTGTTTCTTGTAAAAGCTGATACACCCAGACCGCGAATACGCAACATCAAACACCATCATCGTGCCCCCAATCTCATTGACAAGATACATCATCGTCTTCCCAACCGGCGCCCACATGTGTCTCTgcgcatcgccgtctcccGCAGATACCCACCACGGCTCCTTGCCCGTGCCGTCAGTCCAGAAGACGCCGTGGCGCGGCCCGCTGCCGAATTGTATCTTCACGCTTGGGCAGCTGCTTAAATGGCCCGTCGCGCTGTTGATCGCATACACGTGCAGTACGTCCATGCCTAGATCCGGGCTGATCAGGAATGTTCCTGTTGGGTCAAGGAACACTTCGTGTGGGTGCGGCGCATCTTGTTGGGACACTGCGCCCGGGTGTTTCATGTGAAAGTGGAACGCTTGCTGCGTGGATGCGTTATCGTGGAGGGGGAGGGCGAATGTTGATACAGCGGAGCCTTCGCTGGTTGGAGTTAGTACTGGACAATTCTTCAACGAATAATGTATGCATCTCagacaagaacaaaagagtGTCCtagagggggagagggagtgTGTGTGTaagtgaagaagagagaaacatACTAATGCGCAATCGCAATAAACTTCTTCCTATTATCCCCTTCATAGATAACACTATTCACACCACCCCCTATCGTCTCCGTCGTAGCAAGCTCATGCAGAACGCCATCCGCAGCTGCGTGGTACGCCGTGAGAGAGCCGTGCGTCGAGGGGTCGGACGTGCCGCTCTCGTCGGAGCAGTACAGCGTGCGCGTGTGGGAGTCGAAGGTCAGCCAGCTTGGCAAGTCGCCGCAGGTTTTGCGGGTGTCGGTGACGGAGAAGGCATCCCCGGAGAGGGTCAGCGTGTAGACATTGCCGTTGTAGTGTGTTGCCCAGAGGTGGGATGGAGCTGCGagtgctgctgttgttgttattgCTGCTGCAGAGAGAGTCCACAGCAGATGGTTGAGGAGATGCATTGGGTTGGGGGATTCAACAATAACAATGTTGCATCTAGCTACAGACAGAGATAGAGACGAGAATAAGACCGAAGTCAGGTaggaagg
Encoded here:
- a CDS encoding uncharacterized protein (ID:PFLUO_009292-T1.cds;~source:funannotate) is translated as MAPHKIHVAVLDADIPCLSVYKARGLYSSQFRDLLQTAAERLNQNPASPLQKGPLAVHVTAFDAWGRSLPPLESLRASPRSFNEHHAGGPLGHIDAILITGSAASAYEDQPWIHGLESFIQTVYTDFPHVKIFGSCFGHQIIAQALLSAKLTTPSSAFHVEHAQTGYEMGIEPITLHPSFTAHFPPLARASSQSPFRIQLIHGDQVVPTPEALAIARGTSSLVSLPTPWMNIGSSAQCPIQGLYCPGRILTYQGHFEFDTFVNSELCQEFGRRANWPAELVASYLERISRAFVPGKEDDDDSKAAAEAVLLFFAGEDIVSNGQVGQHVETSGLITPPLEEHVMG
- a CDS encoding uncharacterized protein (ID:PFLUO_009293-T1.cds;~source:funannotate) gives rise to the protein MPPRSSLTGSFSVTDANNEVVCPLKNNDGSNCRKRCLGEKRYRSMQEHIRRAHPNHYIPKLPATEESFLLMVTTPPEQRAQLSPPEQPQPRRRNEVERDIYVRDASSPATPRALDEPHPSAATAAVALAELHHHRLASDWDTDMDTHSDTDVTRPGMHSSIELPSLRDHFKQESLPPFASSRPRELLPSILNHSPPGRSSTLPPIQRKEKVSRQRKSSISQSARKPKHERPRSKDLGRRPSLGDRKALSAEPQTAAWAQGKRWEDLIEAATSATEVDDERHSEAGRSPTIAPLFANVTSAPKNRSSLPPAFQPTSGLPPLGSHRPPFPPHSYAASPLHKSLTPPPFERGRDSDLEPFPSIESSLDSMSTASGKNFTSGLAPSSNSDSSPVLNLIPPINQRQHHRFSNPTPASYHNREIQIFCANCKRPWALNECYACTECICGVCRDCVNMFISSPPVSFRSPGNGVNSMPPHGPTSYPSARGCPRCRTVGGKWKAFQLDFK
- a CDS encoding uncharacterized protein (ID:PFLUO_009294-T1.cds;~source:funannotate), which translates into the protein MHLLNHLLWTLSAAAITTTAALAAPSHLWATHYNGNVYTLTLSGDAFSVTDTRKTCGDLPSWLTFDSHTRTLYCSDESGTSDPSTHGSLTAYHAAADGVLHELATTETIGGGVNSVIYEGDNRKKFIAIAHYEGSAVSTFALPLHDNASTQQAFHFHMKHPGAVSQQDAPHPHEVFLDPTGTFLISPDLGMDVLHVYAINSATGHLSSCPSVKIQFGSGPRHGVFWTDGTGKEPWWVSAGDGDAQRHMWAPVGKTMMYLVNEIGGTMMVFDVAYSRSGCISFYKKQTLVPYTNGEMPEGATPAEIREIGNAFYVSIRSDGGFPGKNDSMVMLDRSPRSGLVSLRNKTPAHGKVPRTFAINRAGDLVAIGNQASATVAIVRRDRESGILGEQVAILQVGEPGKVGTTEGLSSVIWDE